A genomic stretch from Pagrus major chromosome 3, Pma_NU_1.0 includes:
- the stmnd1 gene encoding stathmin domain-containing protein 1, translating into MGCGSSVNTVQPLRPEEVKEDEDETGSKLDGRGDSAVSKGTTDSGVVMEENRALPVLPGALPRKLPPLTRVRESEADGVTQDGLRPQSSEILEELLNEGIIPVGHRGSAAGEAYSIMLDDREGVRRRPPARLESLKANKMRSVPSIEKIEEKIRLVEERRKLREDELKSRLRAKSARFRGPAPTSSTENEDATFTPVEPIQHPLTPDPPDPPPHSQVVREEAEGGEQVREAADDVRESGKETGGADRSEGSVEGGMRGENRGEGAESGSEDGEEQEEEDELTQVEELRNDQLENDSSFQHADEKEEMF; encoded by the exons ATGGGATGCGGCAGCTCAGTAAACACGGTCCAGCCTTTGAGACCGGAAGAGGTGAAGGAGGACGAG GATGAGACAGGAAGTAAACTCGATGGTCGCGGCGACTCGGCTGTGTCAAAGGGCACCACAGACAGCGgggtggtgatggaggagaacAGAGCGCTCCCTGTCTTACCTGGAGCACTGCCCAGaaaacttcctcctctcacacGTGTCAGAGAAAGTGAGGCAGACGGAGTTACACAAGATG GCCTGCGCCCGCAGTCCAGTGAgatcctggaggagctgctgaacGAGGGCATCATACCAGTGGGGCACAGGGGCAGTGCTGCTGGAGAGGCCTACAGCATCATG ctGGATGACAGGGAGGGGGTCAGGCGAAGACCTCCAGCAAGACTGGAGTCCCTGAAGGCCAATAAGATGCGAAGTGTCCCCAGCATAGAAAAGATTGAGGAGAAGATAAGACTTGTTGAGGAGAGACGCAAG tTAAGGGAAGACGAGCTCAAGTCACGTTTGAGGGCCAAGTCGGCCCGTTTTCGTGGCCCTGCCCCCACCTCCAGCACAGAGAACGAGGACGCAACATTCACCCCTGTGGAGCCGATACAGCATCCTCTCACCCCAGACCCCCCAGACCCACCACCTCACAGCCAGGTTGTACGAGAGGAGGCCGAGGGCGGCGAGCAGGTGAGAGAGGCGGCAGATGACGTCAGGGAGAGTGGGAAAGAAACGGGTGGAGCGGACAGGAGCGAAGGGAGTGTGGAGGGAGGAATgagaggagagaacagaggGGAAGGTGCAGAGAGTGGAAGTGAGGATggtgaggagcaggaggaggaggacgagttGACCCAGGTGGAGGAGCTCAGGAACGATCAGCTAGAGAATGATTCTAGCTTTCAACATGCAGATGAAAAAGAGGagatgttttaa